The proteins below are encoded in one region of Archocentrus centrarchus isolate MPI-CPG fArcCen1 chromosome 13, fArcCen1, whole genome shotgun sequence:
- the spa17 gene encoding neurogranin isoform X2: MDCHNEDCSRPQEEEDIMDIPLDDPEANRAAAKIQAGFRGHMTRKKLKPEDKTEGEERQEDRGQ; encoded by the exons ATGGACTGTCATAAC GAGGACTGCAGCCGGccccaggaggaggaggacatcaTGGATATCCCTCTGGATGACCCTGAGGCCAACAGGGCTGCTGCCAAAATTCAGGCTGGCTTTCGTGGCCACATGACTCGTAAGAAGCTGAAGCCAGAGGACAAAACAGAAGGGGAGGAG agACAGGAAGATCGGGGGCAGTAG
- the hepacama gene encoding hepatic and glial cell adhesion molecule a encodes MKVERKPSSEDNTFADIPPLLKLFGLLFFVLSGEVSGVNVTSQTQVVRGTVGKEALLSVSYSSSSTDKPVVKWQLKKDKVKPITVVQSIGTDIIGNLRPEYRNRILVFENGSLLLHNLQLSDEGVYEVEISITDDTFTGEHYIELTVDVPVSKPYIQMMASSVLEYSEYFNLHCSHNNGTKPVYSWLKGGKVLTNDSRLLLSHDQKVLTISRVLMSDDDIYTCTVENPISNMKSVPVRLTVYRRSSLYIILSTGGIFLLITLVTVCACWKPSKKKHRPVPQRAPMYVEQSENGHDVDLVPKPSTLGRRSPMPLYVLNEDETLERLEECSGNAMSQSEASLPATYASVPLPSSQRTDRPIWSTPRRYPRSSSPLAQQLPQPLSQPLPGPPQRSVRSPAHSPGSSPRSFSPVRKVRPPVGIPTSHLPVEAESADSSDQTSQH; translated from the exons ATGAAGGTGGAGAGGAAACCCTCCTCTGAAGACAACACTTTCGCCGACATTCCTCCACTGCTGAAGCTCTTTGGCCTCCTCTTCTTTGTCCTCTCAG gtGAGGTCTCAGGGGTGAATGTCACCAGCCAAacccaggtggtgaggggcaCAGTTGGCAAAGAAGCCCTTTTGTCAGTCAGCTACTCGAGCAGCAGCACCGACAAGCCTGTGGTTAAGTGGCAGCTAAAGAAGGACAAAGTGAAACCGATCACCGTCGTGCAGTCCATAGGGACAGACATCATTGGGAACCTGAGGCCCGAGTATCGCAACCGCATCCTGGTGTTTGAGAATGGCTCGCTGCTGCTTCACAACCTGCAGCTGTCAGATGAAGGGGTGTACGAAGTGGAAATCTCCATCACAGATGACACCTTCACTGGAGAGCACTACATCGAGCTCACAGTGGATG TTCCTGTATCCAAACCTTACATCCAGATGATGGCCTCTTCTGTCCTGGAGTACAGCGAGTACTTCAACCTCCACTGTTCCCACAATAATGGCACAAAGCCCGTCTACAGTTGGCTGAAAGGAGGCAAGGTGCTGACAAATGACTCACGCCTGCTGCTTTCACATGACCAAAAGGTGCTGACCATCTCACGCGTTCTGATGTCAGATGATGACATTTACACCTGCACAGTGGAGAACCCCATCAGCAATATGAAGAGCGTTCCAGTCAGGCTCACTGTCTACA GACGGAGCTCGCTATACATCATCCTGTCCACTGGGGGCATATTCCTCCTGATCACCCTGGTGACAGTGTGTGCCTGCTGGAAACCTTCCAA aaagaaGCATAGACCTGTCCCCCAAAGAGCTCCTATGTATGTGGAGCAAAGTGAAAATGGTCATGATG TTGATCTTGTACCCAAACCATCTACACTTGGTCGAAGGAGTCCCATGCCTCTTTACGTTCTCAATGAAGAT GAGACCCTGGAGCGACTGGAAGAATGTTCTGGCAATgctatgagccaatcagaagcaAGTCTCCCTGCTACCTACGCTTCAGTCCCTCTCCCTTCCTCTCAGAGAACTGATCGGCCAATATGGTCCACCCCACGCAGATACCCTCGCAGCTCCTCTCCGCTGGCACAACAACTTCCCCAACCTCTTTCACAGCCTCTTCCAGGTCCCCCCCAGCGCTCCGTCCGCTCCCCAGCTCACTCCCCGGGATCATCTCCACGCAGTTTCAGTCCAGTAAGAAAGGTCCGTCCTCCGGTGGGCATCCCAACCAGTCACCTACCTGTAGAGGCAGAAAGTGCAGACAGCAGCGATCAGACATCACAGCACTGA
- the spa17 gene encoding eukaryotic translation initiation factor 5B isoform X1, producing the protein MKGATAEDVTDVTEEDEDLKHQPEDILVESLVPRSEITENDQQEAVDEPENAKEERTETEAYSGETHESLAHGKGSLDDNVIPKEGSLTEISFGDVPEAQQTSEVAVKKPDEHGSIEALQMDILEIQEKEESEELTAITTGQYTADTQDLHKQEMESVEKVNGAKWTDDLTLSDDDEREKGENISSLNQQSTGAEKGNQEYETNRTTENNEKVSEVIFLKDEDLEKTTFSDDPDFKEGHMTDMVGGDNEEAHEEGYSETKDQEINDGEAENNSSQVTQSNTSMARMGAESEVFEESSQYQREENEGSQRTLVWLQPEDTVEEKEVTSKEAEELRKGMTDSDIQEKMQLEENINLPHSADCTADEHQEEEGLLELEEDTTVPPESTDKEDCSRPQEEEDIMDIPLDDPEANRAAAKIQAGFRGHMTRKKLKPEDKTEGEERQEDRGQ; encoded by the exons ATGAAAGGAGCCACTGCTGAAGATGTGACAGATGTTactgaagaggatgaagatcTAAAACACCAGCCGGAGGACATTCTTGTAGAATCATTGGTTCCTCGATCTGAAATCACTGAGAATGACCAACAAGAAGCAGTGGATGAGCCAGAAAACGCAAAAGAGGAAAGAACAGAGACTGAAGCTTATTCTGGGGAGACTCATGAAAGTTTAGCTCATGGCAAGGGTAGCTTAGATGATAATGTTATACCAAAGGAGGGTTCTTTGACTGAAATTAGCTTTGGAGATGTTCCAGAGGCTCAGCAGACTAGTGAGGTTGCGGTGAAAAAGCCAGACGAGCACGGTTCGATAGAGGCCTTACAGATGGACATATTAGAAatacaagagaaggaagagtcAGAGGAGCTTACTGCAATTACAACTGGCCAATATACTGCTGACACACAAGACCTCCATAAACAGGAAATGGAGAGCGTTGAAAAGGTTAATGGGGCCAAATGGACAGATGACCTGACTTtaagtgatgatgatgagaggGAAAAAGGTGAAAACATTAGCTCGTTAAATCAGCAAAGCACAGGGGCAGAAAAAGGGAATCAAGAGTATGAAACCAATCGTACAACTGAAAATAACGAGAAGGTAAGTGAGGTCATATTTCTCAAGGATGAGGACTTGGAAAAAACGACGTTCTCAGATGACCCTGATTTCAAAGAAGGTCACATGACAGATATGGTTGGAGGAGATAACGAAGAAGCACACGAAGAAGGCTACAGCGAGACGAAGGATCAAGAAATTAATGATGGTGAGGCGGAAAATAATTCATCACAGGTAACCCAGTCAAATACATCAATGGCTAGAATGGGGGCAGAGAGTGAAGTCTTTGAGGAGAGTTCACAATATCAGCGGGAGGAGAACGAGGGGAGTCAGAGAACACTTGTATGGTTGCAGCCAGAGGACACAGTGGAAGAAAAAGAGGTCACGTCAAAGGAAGCAGAGGAACTTAGAAAGGGAATGACTGACTCTGACATACAAGAGAAAATGCAGCTAGAGGAGAACATCAACCTCCCTCACAGTGCAGATTGCACTGCTGATGAACACCAAGAAGAAGAGGGGCTACTTGAGTTAGAGGAGGACACCACAGTACCACCAGAGAGTACAGACAAG GAGGACTGCAGCCGGccccaggaggaggaggacatcaTGGATATCCCTCTGGATGACCCTGAGGCCAACAGGGCTGCTGCCAAAATTCAGGCTGGCTTTCGTGGCCACATGACTCGTAAGAAGCTGAAGCCAGAGGACAAAACAGAAGGGGAGGAG agACAGGAAGATCGGGGGCAGTAG